Part of the Azospirillum brasilense genome is shown below.
GGCCTGCCGCGGTCTGCTGGAGCTGCCGCAGGGGATGGCCGAGAAACAGCCCTTGCGCGACCGCGTTGTTCAGGCAATAGGCGGCGTACTCGATGTCGCCGGTCTCCAGGCCGATCCGGTGGGCGTCGAGAAGTCCGGCCAATGATTTGGCCACCGGCTGGTGCCACACCTCGATGAACAGATGGACGACGAACAGCGTCTGGGCGCGGCCCTGGTTGGCGTTCAGCCGGTCGAGCACGCGCAGCGCCACCCGCCCGTACATGGCGCCCGCCGGAACGTCGCCGAGCATCGCGCAGTGCAGCAGCCCGTAGGTGGCGTAGGTGATGCCGGAAGCCGGCAGGATGCCCTCGGTCGCCGACAGCCGGACCATGCGCAGCAAAAGCACCGTGTAGAGGTTGGTGTCGTACAGATAGGCGCTGGCCAGCACGCGCGACACGATGCGTCCGATCGTCAGCAGACGCGGGTCGGTGAGGGGCGGGCGGTTGACGAGATCCTCCTCTCCCTTGCCGCGCAGCGCCAGCTTGGTCGTGGCGAGTTCCTTGAGCACATGCCGGGTGTCCGCCCGCTCGGGGATCGGGCTGCCGAGTTGGCCCAGGGCGGTGCGGCAGGCGCCGAGCGCCGCCGGCAGGTTCTGCCGCGACACATGCATCTGGATCTGCGTCTCGTAGGCCAGGGCACGGTCGAGGACGGTGCGGGCGTTGGCCTCGATGGCCTCGGCCAGCGGGGTCGCCGCGGAGACGTCGCCGTTCACCGCCGCGATCTCCGCCGCTTCGGCGTGCAGGCTGAGCGCCAGGTCGTACAGGCGCGACCATCCATCCACGGGGAGCAGCCCGACCCCGGTGATGAGATAGTCGAAGGCCGGCCCCAGCGCCGCCGAGGCGCGCGCCGCCTGTCCGGCCATAAGGTTGTAACGGGCCAGCCGCTCCCTCTGCTCCGGCGACAGCAGGGGCAGGGCGCGGTTCAGCTGGTTGGTGATCGCAAACAGCCGATCGGTCGTCCGATCGCCCGCCAAGCCCTGGCTGCGTTCCAGCACGAGGCCGACGGCGAGATGGCACGCCAGGGCGTCGGCGTCCGGCAGCATGCTGTAGGCCGCCTGCTGCACCCGGTCGTGGACGAAACGGTAGGTGGCGCGCGGCGACACGCTGTCCATGTCGGCGTAGCGGTAGGCGTCGCCCACCGGGACCACCAGCCCGCTGCGCAGGGCCGGCCACAGCGCCGCCGCCGTCGCGGCGTAGGTGCGCCGGCTCGCGTCGGCCAAGATGGCGAGATCGAAGGCGCTGCCGATGCAGGCAGCGGTCTGGAGGACGGTCAGCGTCTCGGCGGGCAGCTCGCGGATGCGGCGGACCACGAAGGTGACGACGTCGTCGACCATCCGTTCCATCCGCTGGGACTCGATGGCCTCCAGGTTCCAGTTCCACACCCCGCCGAGGCTGTCATAGGCGATCAGCCCGCTCTGTTCCAGCGACTCCAGGAATTGCCCGAGGAAGAAGGGATTGCCCAGCGTGTTGGCGATCAGCCGTTCGGCCAGAGGGCGCACGTCGTCGGGGGCCGCGTGCAGCGTGTCGGACAGCAGGGCCACCACCGCGTCGGCGTCGAGCCCGCCGAGAGAGACGTCCCGAACGGGAACGCCGCGCTCGCCGAAGGTCTGGATCGTGTGGCGCAGCGGGTGGGTCGCATCGACCTCGGTGTCGCGGCAGGTGCCGACCAGCAGGAAGTGGCCGAGGTCGGGATCGCCCGCCAGCCCCTCCAAGAGCTTCAGCGTGGCGAGGTCGGCCCATTGCAGGTCGTCCAGGAACAGCACCAGCGGGTGCCCCACCCCGGCGAAGACGCGGACAAAATTGCGGAAGACGTAGATGAAGCGCTCGTGCGCCTCCACCGGACCCAGCTCCGGCAGGGGCGGCTGGGGGCCGATCAGCCGCTCGACGTGGGGAATGACGTCGGTGATGACCCGTCCGTTGGGACCGAGCGCGGCGAGAAGGCGCGCGCGCCAGCGCGCCAGCGACTCCGGTCCGGCGGCGAAGGTCTGCCGCACCAGGGTTTTGAAGGCCTCGATCACCGGCGCGTAGGGGATGTCGCGCTTCAGCGGCTCGAACTTGCCGGTGATGAAGAAGCCGTGGCGGGCGATCACCGGCTTGTGCAGTTCCCGGACCAACGCCGATTTGCCCACGCCCGAATAGCCGGAGATCAGCAGCGCTTCGAACCCACCCGCGGCGGCGCGCCCGAAGGCGTCGAGAAGGACGCGGAACTGGGCGGTGCGGCCATAGAGCTTCTGCGGGATGCGCAGCACCGGACGGACGTCCCGGCTGGCCAGCGCGAAGGGCTCGATGCGGCCGTGGCTGCGCCATTCGGTCAGGCAGTGTTCGAGGTCGGCGCGCAGGCCGAAGGCGCTCTGGTAGCGCTCCTCCGGGTTCTTCGCCATCAGCCGGGCCACAATGGCGGCCAGCGGCTCGGGCACCAGCGGGTTGAGCTTGTGCACGGGCACGGGCGTCCGCGCGATGTGGCAATGCACCAGCTCCAGCGGGTCGCCCGACGGGAAGGGGGGCTGGCCGGTCAGGAAGTCATGGAAGGTGGCGCCCAGCGCGTAGAAGTCGGCGCGGTAGTCCACCGACCGGTTCATCCGCCCGGTCTGCTCCGGCGCCATGTAGGCGAGCGTGCCCTCCATGGTGCCGACGTCCGGGTCGCCCGCCTCTTCCCGCGATAATTCCGACGCGATGCCGAAGTCGATCAGGTTGAACTGGCCGGTCGCCGGGTTCCAGATCAGGTTGCCGGGGCTGATGTCCTTGTGGACGACCCCGGCGTCGTGCACGGCGGCCAGCGCGTCGACGGCCTGGAGCGCCATCCGCAGGAAGACCGCGACGTCCTCCGTCCGCACGTCCGGAAGGCTGTCCAGCGCGGCGCCGCCGATGTCGCGGAACACCATCAACAGCCCGTTGCCGTGGGGGATGCAGTCCAGCGCCTCCACGATCCCGGCGTGGCGCAACCGGCGGGTGATGGCGAATTCACGCAGGAACGCCGCCTTGTCCTCGCCGCCGATGTCTATCCCGGACAGCAGCTTGCAGACGACGGGCAGGCCGTCGTCGCGCCGGACGGCGCGCAGCACGGTGGAGCGCGACCCCACATGCAGCGTCTCGACAACGCGGAAGCCCGGTAACGCGGGCAAGGTTGCGGTGGGGATGGCCCCGATCACGACGCAGCATCCTTATGTCGCGTGGTTGCGGTATCCGTTATAGAAGGTCGCGCCACGGTGGAGCAAGCGCAGGGCGTGCCGGCCGGGGTTTTGTACGATTTTTGCTTGGCGATCGCACGGGTCATAGACCCGTAGCATCGGCGAAACGGCGTAATAGTTCAATTGCGGTAAGACAATTTATGCTAATCTCCCCCGCAATTTCCGACGAGTGCCGCGAAATTCCGTGGCGCCGTCGCGGGGATGCCGGATCTGCCGGGGGGAGAGCATGGCGAAGACGAGAGTTGCAATTCTGGGTGGTGGCGTCGGCGCCCTCACCACGGCGCATTTCCTGTCCGACACGGACGAGAAGCGGGCGCGCTACGACGTCACCATCTACCAGATGGGCTGGCGGCTGGGCGGTAAGGGCGCCACCGGGCGCGACCAGTGGAACCGCATCCAGGAGCACGGCCTGCATGTCTGGTTCGGCTTCTACAACAACGCCTTCAAGATGATCCAGGACGTCTTCGACGTCTGGAAGCGCTCGCCGGACAACACCTTCCAGTCCTGGCGCGATGTGTTGAAGCCGCAGCGCTTCACCCCCATCGGCATGGTGCTGGACGGCGGCAAGCCGGCCTATTGGCCGCTGACCTGGCCGGTGCTGGGCGGTGAGCCGGGCTCGGCCAACGTCATGCCGACCCTGCCGCAGGCCATCGCGTCGCTGGTCGGCGTGGTGCGCGACGTGTTCGAGAACTGGGACGAGCTGAGCGGCCTGATCGTCGACGGCAAGCTGGTCCACATCGACGGCCGCACCGTCGCGCCGATCCCCATCCTGCCGCCCGACCGGCAGGTTCTTCCGGCGCCGCTCGCCACCCGCTTCGCCGACGCGATCCGCGGCTGGAAGGACCGCGAGGTCCGCCATCTGGCGCAGGCCGAGGCGCTGGTGAAGGGCGCCGCCGTGACCACCGCCAAGGACGCCGCGGTGGCCGCCCACCGGTTGATCCGGGCGCTGGCGGACGGGCCGCAGTCCAACCCGTCGGCGGCTCCGCCGGTGGAGCATTTCCACGACCTGATGACGCTGTTGCGGCTGATCGAAGCCGCGGCGGCCACCCTGCCCAGCAACCATGTGGCCCGCGACCTGCTGGCCTTCGTGCTTCCCTTCACCGTCGGCATCATCGCCGATTTCGGGATCGAGAAGCGCACCGCCGATTCGCTGGACGAGCTGGAATTCACCGACTGGCTGATCCGTCACGGCGGCGACGCCGAGGCGCTGAAGCAGAGCTGCTCGCTGCGCACCTGCTACGACACCTTCATGCAGTACAAGGACGGCGACTACCGGCAGCCCAACTGGGGCGCCGGCGTCGCGGCGCAGTCCTGCGTGCGCATGTTCGCCACCTGCCGCGAATCAGTGATGTGGAACATGGAAGCGGGCATGGGCGAGGTTATCATCGCGCCCATCTACCAGACCCTGCTGCAGAACGGCGTGAAGGTGAAGTTCTTCCGCCGCGTCGAGGACATCGGCCTGTCCGACGACCGCGCGCTGGTCGAATCCGTGCGCCTCGCCCGGCAGGTCGATCTGGCCGACGGCGGGGACGACTACCAGCCGCTGATCACCGTGCCGCTGGAGGACAAGAAGTTCCTGCTGGCCTGGCCGCTGGAGCCGCTGTGGGACCAGATCAAGGACGCCGACAAGGTCCAGGCAGCGCTCG
Proteins encoded:
- a CDS encoding trifunctional serine/threonine-protein kinase/ATP-binding protein/sensor histidine kinase, translating into MIGAIPTATLPALPGFRVVETLHVGSRSTVLRAVRRDDGLPVVCKLLSGIDIGGEDKAAFLREFAITRRLRHAGIVEALDCIPHGNGLLMVFRDIGGAALDSLPDVRTEDVAVFLRMALQAVDALAAVHDAGVVHKDISPGNLIWNPATGQFNLIDFGIASELSREEAGDPDVGTMEGTLAYMAPEQTGRMNRSVDYRADFYALGATFHDFLTGQPPFPSGDPLELVHCHIARTPVPVHKLNPLVPEPLAAIVARLMAKNPEERYQSAFGLRADLEHCLTEWRSHGRIEPFALASRDVRPVLRIPQKLYGRTAQFRVLLDAFGRAAAGGFEALLISGYSGVGKSALVRELHKPVIARHGFFITGKFEPLKRDIPYAPVIEAFKTLVRQTFAAGPESLARWRARLLAALGPNGRVITDVIPHVERLIGPQPPLPELGPVEAHERFIYVFRNFVRVFAGVGHPLVLFLDDLQWADLATLKLLEGLAGDPDLGHFLLVGTCRDTEVDATHPLRHTIQTFGERGVPVRDVSLGGLDADAVVALLSDTLHAAPDDVRPLAERLIANTLGNPFFLGQFLESLEQSGLIAYDSLGGVWNWNLEAIESQRMERMVDDVVTFVVRRIRELPAETLTVLQTAACIGSAFDLAILADASRRTYAATAAALWPALRSGLVVPVGDAYRYADMDSVSPRATYRFVHDRVQQAAYSMLPDADALACHLAVGLVLERSQGLAGDRTTDRLFAITNQLNRALPLLSPEQRERLARYNLMAGQAARASAALGPAFDYLITGVGLLPVDGWSRLYDLALSLHAEAAEIAAVNGDVSAATPLAEAIEANARTVLDRALAYETQIQMHVSRQNLPAALGACRTALGQLGSPIPERADTRHVLKELATTKLALRGKGEEDLVNRPPLTDPRLLTIGRIVSRVLASAYLYDTNLYTVLLLRMVRLSATEGILPASGITYATYGLLHCAMLGDVPAGAMYGRVALRVLDRLNANQGRAQTLFVVHLFIEVWHQPVAKSLAGLLDAHRIGLETGDIEYAAYCLNNAVAQGLFLGHPLRQLQQTAAGHAAAIARLNQQTAAGVLRPHQQLIANLLGESEDPTAFAGPHVAEASDVPALAASGNRLALDTMHSHLAYLNLLFGRIDEARRCMAKRRPFADASMGMVMNLRMRVVAALIDFAAWERLRPAERLRARAAALGLERRLRGAVRHAPTNFRHLLALVVAERLRATGRLDKAHRYYQTAAESAREQGFTHDEAFACERAGEAALERGDRFTAKAMLFQARHAYRRWDALAKVRALDARLAELFGETAVDQSPADDGFPPQRPVTASSRRRSSSGSSSHMVDVETVIRTSRALAQDIRLGDLLWTLMKLVITNAGATRGCLLLPTDGAWRIEADATSEGDAAEVLQSHPLDDAAPVLVRGIVDAVIQTGEPVVLADAVNDGDFQYDPYTRMAQPRSVLCLPLRNRNQMVGILYLENNLAADIFSPERLELLDLLSVQIAISIENARLYDGLERLNRTLEAQVAERTREVAEQSQLLRATLASMYDGLAAFDAEERLRVWNERAMALFQLPDTLRRVGLPYRELSAAVNASGQLLTALVPSPRMSSPSEIEFADGRVIQVRSNPMPDGGMVQVYVDVTVDRSRESELRDAHEQLHAAHAQLKAAQQQLVQAEKMASLGQLVAGVAHEINTPIGIVMTSASYLGEKISALETLSDTGKMRRADFQDFMQAARDAATLMISNATRAADLVQSFKQVASDQTRSDRRRFDLGGYLEEVLVSLRPTWHRPGHEVNLECPKGIELDSYPGVIAQIVTNLITNSVNHAYREGEKGRIAITAQTLENDGVRLVYQDDGCGIPAENHGKVFEPFFTTRRGTGSTGLGLHIVFNLITGQLGGTIHLDSRPGEGTRFTVEFPCRAPGKTPQG
- a CDS encoding NAD(P)-binding protein; translation: MAKTRVAILGGGVGALTTAHFLSDTDEKRARYDVTIYQMGWRLGGKGATGRDQWNRIQEHGLHVWFGFYNNAFKMIQDVFDVWKRSPDNTFQSWRDVLKPQRFTPIGMVLDGGKPAYWPLTWPVLGGEPGSANVMPTLPQAIASLVGVVRDVFENWDELSGLIVDGKLVHIDGRTVAPIPILPPDRQVLPAPLATRFADAIRGWKDREVRHLAQAEALVKGAAVTTAKDAAVAAHRLIRALADGPQSNPSAAPPVEHFHDLMTLLRLIEAAAATLPSNHVARDLLAFVLPFTVGIIADFGIEKRTADSLDELEFTDWLIRHGGDAEALKQSCSLRTCYDTFMQYKDGDYRQPNWGAGVAAQSCVRMFATCRESVMWNMEAGMGEVIIAPIYQTLLQNGVKVKFFRRVEDIGLSDDRALVESVRLARQVDLADGGDDYQPLITVPLEDKKFLLAWPLEPLWDQIKDADKVQAALATNNSSLESHWCAWEPVGTETLQRGRDFDVAVLGISMGGFKAMNDQPTLAAELQAASPAFNAMTSNIGIIPTLSMQLWCGPDLQGLGWEPGQPAAVAGPEPWSIWAEMGQTLPYEFRPGETGAPKSVHYICGVWQTGLVARPTTDLAVPKEALDNVTNSAAEWLDAYMGNFWPKATVSGQGGVGFNWNVLYDPWNGTGRERLSHQIIRANVDPTETLPGSAAGSTKFRLRTDDSGFYNLFLAGCWVRTGFNTSCIEATVMSGMQAARAISGTPLFISGENFLNGAPS